A window from Bufo bufo chromosome 1, aBufBuf1.1, whole genome shotgun sequence encodes these proteins:
- the SEMA4C gene encoding LOW QUALITY PROTEIN: semaphorin-4C (The sequence of the model RefSeq protein was modified relative to this genomic sequence to represent the inferred CDS: deleted 1 base in 1 codon) — protein MRRAEEEAAEHPVQQSSLEPCADRTFVPSGSCSRSSPGTGYYWGAHWGTEIGACLWYPWEQGQLAEKPDYSPSAACKVIHRKKQPKTSMENFKTPGVSRRTGRGDDSTVVVYFGPFNKRRSKKHGIRCHEKQCGIQADVTCFRSVHNPWGGDVMEVSENRQSWRSGISHYLTLTVDESRGALYVGAREVIFSLDLDNIGKELRPPIIWEAPGERKLECFNKGKSNQTECFNYIRILQKYNETHLLTCGTYAFQPKCAYIELSTFTLDSVNIEDGKGKCPYDPSTGHTGLVADGVLYTATLFNFLGTEPVIQRSMGQHNSIKTEYLATWLNEAKFVGSAHMPESVDSKVGDDDKIYFFFTERALEYDCYSEQVVSRVARVCKGDLGGARTLQRKWTSFLKARLVCSIPELQLHFNLLQSVFTLRTDQWRATQFYAVFQARWGDVSVSAVCQYSIQDIHKAFDGPYKEYREQAQKWGRYSDTVPSPRPGSCITNFHRHHGMNSSMDLPDNTLNFAKKHPLMDESVQPVQGRPLLVRKGVNFTTLAVHTTTGLNGESYDTLFIGTGNGWLNKAVRLGSSIHLIEELQMFDKPYPVHSLVLSTERSLLFAGSPSGLVRLPMADCSKYRSCADCILARDPFCAWNLSSSRCVGSDTQDGDALLQDIENFDTSMCEVQYMKLSKPSLRNLTVAIGTNVVLPCELTSNLAQPIWKFNGQDLRQDENDSVLYDITLQALVILGVNAHHSGTYSCFSVEQGAHFLSKNYRLSVVASPSLTLESSAPMDGLGLVWMMVIALGAVCLALFLAVVYLRRKLQDEMDKGSKTLENTLVYPIQLPSQPKIAKCLPSADSDEKLWDPSSYYYSDGSLKIVPGHALCQNSTGSSSPSGNGIPGQALPSPPLHSPNHMLLSGVRGSNSNGYIRLTLGGGGLSEDRPPLGDLNEELRWKLKQRQALPDSNPEESSV, from the exons GGTCAACTTGCAGAAAAACCAGACTATTCCCCCAGTGCTGCATGCAAAGTTATCCATCGGAAGAAGCAACCAAAAACATCCATGGAGAACTTTAAG ACTCCCGGAGTTAGTCGGAGGACCGGACGAGGGGATGATTCCACGGTGGTTGTGTATTTTGGCCCTTTTAATAAGCGTCGAAGTAAAAAGCATGGAATCAGATGCCACGAAAAACAGTGCGGTATTCAG GCTGATGTCACCTGTTTTCGTTCAGTTCATAATCCTTGGGGAGGTGATGTCATGGA GGTCTCTGAAAATCGCCAATCCTGGCGCAGTGGCATCTCCCACTATCTG ACGCTGACGGTGGATGAAAGTCGGGGTGCACTGTATGTAGGCGCTCGGGAGGTCATATTTTCGCTGGACCTTGATAACATCGGCAAGGAGCTGAGGCCACCG ATTATATGGGAAGCCCCCGGTGAACGGAAGCTGGAGTGTTTTAATAAAGGAAAGAGCAATCAG ACGGAATGTTTCAATTATATCCGCATCCTTCAGAAATATAATGAAACTCATCTCCTTACCTGCGGGACCTACGCCTTCCAGCCCAAGTGTGCTTATATA GAGCTGTCAACCTTCACTCTGGATAGTGTTAACATAGAAGATGGGAAGGGAAAATGTCCGTATGATCCATCTACAGGCCATACCGGGCTTGTCGCCG ATGGGGTTTTGTACACCGCTACACTGTTCAACTTCCTGGGCACAGAGCCGGTGATCCAGCGCAGTATGGGGCAGCATAATAGCATCAAGACGGAGTATCTGGCGACATGGCTGAATG aGGCCAAGTTTGTGGGCTCTGCTCATATGCCGGAGAGCGTGGATAGCAAGGTGGGCGATGATGACAAGATCTATTTCTTCTTCACTGAACGTGCCCTGGAATATGACTGCTATAGTGAGCAGGTGGTGTCTCGGGTGGCCCGCGTCTGTAAG GGAGATTTAGGAGGAGCTCGTACTTTACAGAGGAAGTGGACCAGTTTCTTGAAGGCCCGGCTTGTGTGCTCCATTCCAGAACTTCAACTTCACTTTAACCTCTTGCAGTCTGTCTTTACCCTGCGTACCGACCAGTGGAGGGCTACGCAGTTCTATGCCGTCTTCCAGGCTCGCTG GGGTGATGTGTCAGTTTCTGCAGTTTGCCAGTATTCCATCCAAGACATTCACAAGGCCTTTGATGGACCTTACAAGGAATACCGCGAGCAAGCCCAGAAATGGGGTCGTTACTCTGACACGGTGCCCAGTCCACGGCCTGGATCG tgtaTCACAAATTTCCACCGGCATCATGGAATGAACAGCTCGATGGACCTTCCTGATAACACGCTCAACTTCGCCAAGAAGCACCCCCTTATGGATGAATCTGTTCAGCCTGTTCAAGGGCGCCCTCTGCTGGTGCGAAAAGGAGTCAACTTTACAACTCTCGCCGTGCACACAACTACGGGGCTGAACGGGGAGTCATATGATACGCTCTTCATTGGAACAG GAAATGGATGGCTGAACAAAGCTGTACGTTTGGGTTCTTCTATCCATTTAATTGAGGAGCTTCAAATGTTTGATAAGCCTTATCCCGTCCACAGCTTGGTCCTGTCTACTGAGAGG tCTCTTCTCTTTGCCGGCTCTCCATCCGGACTGGTACGTCTTCCCATGGCAGACTGCAGTAAATATCGCTCCTGTGCCGACTGTATTCTAGCTCGAGATCCCTTCTGTGCCTGGAATCTGAGCTCCAGCCGCTGTGTAGGATCTGATACACAAGATGG GGATGCGCTGCTGCAGGACATTGAAAATTTCGATACGTCCATGTGTGAAGTTCAGTATATGAAATTAT CAAAGCCCTCATTAAGAAATCTTACCGTAGCCATTGGGACAAATGTCGTTCTCCCTTGTGAGCTGACCTCCAACCTAGCCCAACCCATATGGAAGTTCAACGGTCAGGATTTGAGACAGGATGAAAATGACTCTGTGCTATATGATATCACCCTTCAGGCTCTGGTTATTCTgggagttaatgctcaccactctGGTACATACAGTTGCTTTTCGGTTGAACAGGGGGCCCACTTTCTCTCAAAAAATTACAGGTTGAGTGTGGTGGCTTCCCCGTCTCTGACTTTGGAATCCTCTGCCCCCATGGATGGTCTGGGTTTGGTGTGGATGATGGTTATAGCTCTTGGGGCTGTGTGCTTGGCCCTTTTCCTGGCTGTAGTCTATCTGCGAAGAAAGCTACAAGATGAGATGGACAAAGGTTCTAAGACCCTGGAGAATACTCTTGTGTATCCCATCCAGTTACCTTCACAACCCAAAATCGCAAAGTGCCTGCCTAGTGCGGACTCGGATGAGAAACTGTGGGACCCTTCCTCCTACTACTATTCTGATGGATCTCTCAAGATAGTTCCAGGTCAtgcactgtgccagaacagcacaGGTTCATCCTCTCCATCTGGCAATGGCATCCCAGGTCAAGCCCTACCTTCCCCACCTCTTCATTCGCCTAATCACATGCTGCTGTCAGGCGTTAGGGGTTCCAACAGCAATGGATATATACGTCTTACGCTAGGTGGTGGTGGTTTAAGTGAGGATCGGCCACCACTTGGGGACCTAAATGAAGAACTGAGGTGGAAACTGAAGCAGAGGCAAGCTTTGCCGGACTCCAATCCAGAGGAATCGTCTGTCTGA